A window from Actinomycetospora corticicola encodes these proteins:
- the benB gene encoding benzoate 1,2-dioxygenase small subunit: MTTTEKAVENGRDADTPGSGNALITQNLIEQFLYREARYLDDREFERWLECYADDVVYWLPCWDDDDTLTQDPQREISLIYYPNKGGLEDRVFRIRTERSSATSIPEPRTSHNISNVEVIERTGDLVDVRFNWHTMYFRYKTVDPYYGTSFYTIDFSGPSPLIRRKTVVLKNDFIHHVVDIYHF; the protein is encoded by the coding sequence ATGACGACCACCGAGAAGGCCGTCGAGAACGGCCGCGACGCGGACACCCCGGGGAGCGGGAACGCCCTCATCACGCAGAACCTCATCGAGCAGTTCCTCTACCGCGAGGCGCGCTATCTCGACGACCGCGAGTTCGAGCGCTGGCTCGAGTGCTACGCCGACGACGTCGTGTACTGGCTGCCGTGCTGGGACGACGACGACACGCTCACCCAGGACCCGCAGCGCGAGATCTCGCTGATCTACTACCCGAACAAGGGCGGGCTCGAGGACCGGGTGTTCCGCATCCGCACCGAGCGTTCCAGTGCGACGTCGATCCCGGAGCCGCGCACCAGCCACAACATCTCGAACGTCGAGGTGATCGAGCGGACCGGCGACCTGGTCGACGTGCGCTTCAACTGGCACACCATGTACTTCCGGTACAAGACGGTCGACCCGTACTACGGCACGTCGTTCTACACGATCGACTTCTCCGGCCCGTCGCCGCTGATCCGGCGCAAGACCGTGGTGCTGAAGAACGACTTCATCCACCACGTCGTCGACATCTACCACTTCTGA
- the benC gene encoding benzoate 1,2-dioxygenase electron transfer component BenC has product MTTSFDVALAFEDGVTRFVTCREGQTVMDAAYRSKINIPVDCSDGACGTCKSFLESGRAEMDDYVEDALAPDEEAAGYVLTCSLTPKSDLVVQIPTTSAVARTSAGSFTATIAEIERLSETTVSLTLDCEDREKLVFLPGQYVNIAVPGTDQTRSYSFSSGPDDGPLSFLIKLSPGGVMSEYLDQWASVGDSLQFTGPHGSFFLRESESPLLLLAGGTGLAPILSILRRLRATGSTRPAHLIYGATTDDDVVELETLRGLEESLENFTWVHTVAAEDTTAERQGYVTAHTEPGHLHDGEASVYLCGPPPMVDAVRRDHAERGFEPAGFYYEKFALAAKPDSEQDAAADLEGAEPETDATTPDVGTVEGAAEEADDRPTPAPVVLDQEPSAGLLESGEGRELDGRTMLPRTGLTPLGADARVAAASDLPDGSPVEDLPRSVLGRVVLPARDDGDGRVTDDDGLLVAADARGVLGQDVFVSGGIEPLVAPRTPEPEAVSVPGTVTTDGYEIGEQHPSIQVSDAIFDARRALELGALELTIGRVTSRQIAGYRVLAESTVPWVDVENERFTDAHAYTESNAAFHDYLFTLTGNSHLLHAYQDLGVKGHMEESLRSATWCDPRCAQDHLDIVDAMESGDREEARRLFSEHAERSKATTRRAMNERRASRRPRFVTPGRFADQVVVVTGAGQGIGETTARRIHAEGGLLVLADRADTVKELAAELVEDRSPGVGDAVAVLADLETFEGAQAVVDAAIEQFGRVDVAIHTVGGTIWAKPFEHYPPEEIQAEIQRSLWPTLWGCRAVAPHMVERGAGTIVNVSSVATRGIHRVPYAAAKGGVNAITSALALELAPHGIRVTATAPGGTDAPERKTPRGPGPASDQEREWYQGIVDQTKDSSLMKRYGTRDEQAAAICFLASPEASYITGSVLPVAGGDLG; this is encoded by the coding sequence ATGACGACGAGCTTCGACGTCGCCCTCGCCTTCGAGGACGGTGTCACCCGCTTCGTGACGTGCCGCGAGGGGCAGACCGTGATGGACGCGGCCTATCGCTCGAAGATCAACATCCCGGTCGACTGCAGTGACGGCGCCTGCGGTACCTGCAAGTCCTTCCTCGAGTCCGGCCGGGCCGAGATGGACGACTACGTCGAGGACGCGCTGGCCCCCGACGAGGAGGCCGCGGGCTACGTCCTGACCTGCAGCCTGACGCCGAAGTCGGACCTCGTCGTGCAGATCCCGACCACGTCCGCCGTCGCGCGGACCAGCGCCGGGAGCTTCACCGCGACCATCGCCGAGATCGAGCGGCTCTCGGAGACGACGGTGTCGTTGACGCTCGACTGCGAGGACCGGGAGAAGCTCGTCTTCCTGCCCGGGCAGTACGTCAACATCGCCGTGCCGGGCACCGACCAGACCCGCTCGTACTCGTTCTCCTCCGGTCCCGACGACGGGCCACTCAGCTTCCTGATCAAGCTCTCGCCGGGCGGGGTCATGTCCGAGTACCTCGACCAGTGGGCGTCGGTCGGCGACTCGCTGCAGTTCACCGGGCCACACGGCAGCTTCTTCCTGCGGGAGTCCGAGTCGCCGCTGCTGCTGCTCGCGGGCGGCACCGGGCTCGCCCCGATTCTGTCGATCCTGCGGCGGCTCCGGGCGACCGGCAGCACGCGCCCCGCACACCTGATCTACGGGGCGACCACCGACGACGACGTCGTCGAGCTCGAGACCCTGCGCGGACTCGAGGAGTCCCTGGAGAACTTCACCTGGGTGCACACCGTCGCCGCCGAGGACACCACGGCCGAGCGGCAGGGCTACGTCACGGCCCACACCGAGCCGGGACACCTGCACGACGGCGAGGCCTCGGTCTACCTGTGCGGGCCCCCGCCGATGGTCGACGCCGTCCGGCGCGACCACGCCGAGCGCGGGTTCGAGCCGGCCGGCTTCTACTACGAGAAGTTCGCGCTGGCGGCGAAGCCGGACTCCGAACAGGACGCCGCGGCCGACCTCGAGGGTGCCGAGCCCGAGACCGACGCGACCACCCCCGACGTCGGGACGGTGGAGGGCGCGGCCGAGGAGGCCGACGACCGCCCGACCCCCGCTCCCGTCGTCCTCGACCAGGAGCCGTCGGCCGGGCTGCTGGAGAGCGGTGAGGGGCGCGAGCTCGACGGGCGGACGATGCTGCCGCGCACCGGGCTCACGCCCCTCGGCGCGGACGCCCGGGTGGCCGCCGCGTCCGACCTCCCGGACGGGAGCCCCGTCGAGGACCTGCCCCGGAGCGTCCTCGGCCGGGTCGTGCTCCCGGCTCGCGACGACGGGGACGGTCGGGTGACCGACGACGACGGCCTGCTCGTCGCCGCGGACGCCCGCGGCGTCCTCGGGCAGGACGTCTTCGTGTCCGGCGGGATCGAGCCGCTGGTCGCGCCGCGCACCCCGGAGCCGGAGGCCGTCTCGGTGCCGGGGACGGTGACGACCGACGGCTACGAGATCGGCGAGCAGCACCCGTCGATCCAGGTCTCGGACGCCATCTTCGACGCGCGCCGGGCCCTGGAACTGGGCGCCCTGGAGCTGACGATCGGGCGGGTCACCTCGCGGCAGATCGCGGGGTACCGCGTGCTCGCGGAGTCGACGGTGCCCTGGGTCGACGTCGAGAACGAGCGGTTCACCGACGCGCACGCCTACACCGAGTCGAACGCCGCGTTCCACGACTACCTGTTCACGCTGACCGGCAACAGCCACCTGCTGCACGCCTACCAGGACCTCGGCGTGAAGGGGCACATGGAGGAGTCGCTGCGCTCCGCGACCTGGTGCGACCCACGGTGCGCCCAGGACCACCTCGACATCGTCGACGCGATGGAGTCCGGCGACCGCGAGGAGGCGCGCCGGCTGTTCTCCGAACACGCCGAGCGGTCCAAGGCCACCACGCGGCGGGCGATGAACGAGCGGCGGGCCTCCCGCCGCCCCCGGTTCGTGACGCCGGGTCGCTTCGCCGACCAGGTCGTCGTCGTCACCGGCGCGGGGCAGGGCATCGGCGAGACCACGGCCCGCCGCATCCACGCCGAGGGCGGCCTGCTGGTGCTCGCCGACCGCGCGGACACCGTCAAGGAGCTGGCGGCGGAACTCGTGGAGGACCGCAGCCCCGGTGTCGGCGACGCCGTCGCGGTGCTGGCCGACCTCGAGACGTTCGAGGGTGCGCAGGCCGTGGTCGACGCGGCGATCGAGCAGTTCGGACGGGTGGACGTCGCGATCCACACCGTCGGCGGGACGATCTGGGCGAAGCCCTTCGAGCACTACCCGCCCGAGGAGATCCAGGCGGAGATCCAGCGGTCGTTGTGGCCCACCCTGTGGGGCTGCCGGGCGGTCGCGCCGCACATGGTCGAGCGGGGAGCGGGGACGATCGTCAACGTCTCCTCGGTGGCCACCCGCGGCATCCACCGCGTGCCCTACGCCGCGGCGAAGGGCGGGGTCAACGCCATCACCTCGGCGCTGGCGCTCGAGCTCGCGCCGCACGGCATCCGCGTCACGGCCACCGCGCCCGGCGGGACCGACGCGCCCGAGCGGAAGACCCCGCGGGGCCCCGGCCCGGCGTCCGACCAGGAACGGGAGTGGTACCAGGGCATCGTCGACCAGACGAAGGACTCGTCGCTCATGAAGCGCTACGGCACGCGGGACGAGCAGGCCGCGGCCATCTGCTTCCTGGCCTCGCCCGAGGCGTCGTACATCACCGGGTCGGTCCTGCCGGTGGCCGGCGGGGACCTCGGCTGA